In the genome of Shewanella denitrificans OS217, the window TTTGATGAATTGCCATGACTGCAATCGACAACTAAGCGTGCTGGCAAATTAGCCTTATGAATTTGTGCTTCGCACTCAGCCACACTCGCAGCATCATAATTAGGGGTTAGGCCGCCGCGCAGAATAATGTGTCCATCTGGATTGCCATTAGTTTGTAATAAGGACACTTGGCCTTCTTGGTTAATGCCCATGAATCTGTGACTACTGGCTGCGGACTTAAGCGCATTGATGGCCACATCAAGCTTGCCATCTGTGCCATTTTTAAAGCCGACTGGCATTGAAAGCCCAGACGCCATCTCTCTGTGGGTCTGAGATTCCGTGGTGCGAGCACCTATGGCTGACCAAGTCACTAACTCAGACAAGTATTGTGGACTGATAGGATCGAGCGCCTCCGTGGCTACCGGTAGTTCCAGCTCAGCGAGCCAAATCATCAACTCACGAGCCATTCTTAGGCCTTTTTCTACATCGAACGACTCATCCATATCGGGATCGTTAATTAAGCCCTTCCAGCCTACGGTAGTGCGGGGTTTCTCGAAGTAGACTCGCATTAGGATATAAAACTCATCCTTAAGCTCATCATGAAGTTTTTTGAGCTTTAAGGCGTATTCTTTCGCAGCCTTGATATCATGAATAGAACAAGGGCCAGCAATCACAAGCACTCGATTATCTTGCTTATGCACTATGTTAGCCACAGTCTGACGGGCAGAAAGAATATAGCGATAGCCATGCTCAGATAACGGCAGTTCTTGCTTCAATTGCAACGGTGTGGTTAATACTTGCTCGGCACTGATATGGACGTTATTGATGGTATCTTGTTGCATGGCTTGGCTCGCTTAAGGCTAATAAACTTCACTGTATTTTTGTAATGATACACCATTACAATCGAGAGCCCACTATGCCTGCATCATGGGATAAGATCAACACTTGGTTACATATTTCTCCCCACAAACAAAAACCCGCCTTTCGGCGGGTTGTTGTGCGAACACTGCATCTTTTAATCTGTAGTGGTAACTATTACTTAGTTCCCAACTTCTCACGAATACGTGCAGATTTACCTGAACGCTCACGTAAGTAGTACAGCTTGGCACGACGAACACGGCCGCGACGCTTAACTTCGATGCTTGCAATCAAAGGGCTGTGTGTTTGGAAAGCACGCTCAACACCTTCGCCATTAGAGATTTTACGTACTGTGAAAGCTGAGTGCAGGCCACGGTTACGCTTAGCG includes:
- a CDS encoding 3-deoxy-7-phosphoheptulonate synthase; protein product: MQQDTINNVHISAEQVLTTPLQLKQELPLSEHGYRYILSARQTVANIVHKQDNRVLVIAGPCSIHDIKAAKEYALKLKKLHDELKDEFYILMRVYFEKPRTTVGWKGLINDPDMDESFDVEKGLRMARELMIWLAELELPVATEALDPISPQYLSELVTWSAIGARTTESQTHREMASGLSMPVGFKNGTDGKLDVAINALKSAASSHRFMGINQEGQVSLLQTNGNPDGHIILRGGLTPNYDAASVAECEAQIHKANLPARLVVDCSHGNSSKDHLRQQAVCANVFEQISDGNQSIIGVMLESNLQQGNQSSDKPLAELKYGVSVTDACIDWQTTEVILRQGAHELSAVLPSRFTIKQAVNS
- the rplS gene encoding 50S ribosomal protein L19 encodes the protein MNNIIKMLNDEQMKTDVPDFGAGDTVVVQVRVKEGEKERLQAFEGLVIAKRNRGLHSAFTVRKISNGEGVERAFQTHSPLIASIEVKRRGRVRRAKLYYLRERSGKSARIREKLGTK